Proteins encoded in a region of the Candidatus Schekmanbacteria bacterium genome:
- a CDS encoding PEP-CTERM sorting domain-containing protein, whose translation GYDGSDYEIFFYDGSSIQQITNNSRGDENVKIDNNDNIVWLIRDGTDSEVMLYNGGTTTQITNNTTDDEFAELNNGKIVWRGYNSVSGNTDIYLYDSGVIDQITSNSYNDDYPQINSNGQIVWVANDAPSSYQIYFYDGMTIQNISNNSLNNSSPQINDSGEIVWSANDEIFYYDGSATLQLTNNTFIDSTPLIDSQGNIVWGGFDGNDWEIYYFDGISIEQLTDNIYDDLNYSISPSGNIVWQSFDGNDDEIFLALKNAPVPEPSTLFLLGAGFVLFTFCGRKK comes from the coding sequence GGATATGACGGTTCAGATTATGAGATATTCTTCTATGATGGAAGCTCAATACAGCAAATTACAAATAATTCAAGAGGTGATGAAAATGTAAAAATAGATAACAATGATAATATTGTATGGTTAATCAGAGATGGCACAGATTCTGAAGTTATGCTTTACAACGGAGGAACAACTACACAAATTACGAATAATACTACCGATGATGAATTTGCTGAGTTGAATAATGGCAAAATTGTTTGGCGAGGTTATAACTCTGTTAGCGGCAATACTGATATCTATCTCTATGATAGTGGAGTGATTGATCAAATTACAAGCAACTCTTACAATGACGATTATCCTCAAATAAATTCGAATGGCCAAATTGTTTGGGTAGCAAATGATGCACCTTCAAGCTATCAGATATATTTTTACGATGGAATGACTATTCAAAATATTTCGAACAATTCATTGAATAACTCTTCTCCTCAAATAAACGATTCAGGAGAAATTGTTTGGTCAGCTAATGATGAGATTTTTTACTATGATGGGAGTGCTACATTACAGCTTACAAATAACACATTTATAGATAGTACGCCTTTGATAGATTCACAAGGAAATATTGTTTGGGGTGGATTCGATGGTAATGATTGGGAGATTTACTACTTTGATGGCATATCAATTGAGCAGCTTACTGATAATATCTATGACGATTTGAATTATTCGATTTCTCCTTCAGGAAATATTGTTTGGCAGTCATTTGATGGCAACGATGATGAGATTTTTCTTGCCCTGAAGAATGCGCCTGTCCCTGAACCATCGACATTATTTCTTCTTGGCGCAGGATTTGTCCTTTTTACATTTTGTGGAAGGA